In Necator americanus strain Aroian chromosome IV, whole genome shotgun sequence, the following proteins share a genomic window:
- a CDS encoding hypothetical protein (NECATOR_CHRIV.G17307.T1), with the protein MFFPIILATCAHQIQAFKRSNCALANDPILLSNENKSHTNYSAIQIRCIRIVITSGGHNINDCPTFTVETGISLNSKGICLRWDVSGKKFKKESTSTQLIPLVEGDVIECHCGKNDNCDRNFTSIISDIVQNSDKLIGANDRSCLSSEVASQILFKRQQKQSLREDPGRKRAREGKITSNPSLEINFSIIKYDDDVMVPDQSKISNELNKTGNDSFTNEPTERVVTGDLRITEKDLRRKVSLHLLMISLVMWTLMACQLLILRNIKAKYQEMITLQTRTPPPTHTSSMSPESWPSPLPATNRSPFPPAKQTKDKEETIVDYFK; encoded by the exons ATGTTCTTCCCTATTATTCTTGCGACATGTGCGCATCAAATCCAGGCATTCAAAAGAAGTAACTGTGCCTTAGCCAACGACCCTATCTTACTTTCG aatgaaaataaatcacaTACAAACTATTCCGCTATACAAATTCGTTGCATCCGTATTGTGATCACGTCAGGCGGCCACAACATTAACGATTGTCCCACTTTTACTGTTGAAACTGGCATATCACTGAATTCCAAG GGAATCTGTTTACGCTGGGATGTGTCAG gtaaaaaattcaaaaaagaatcaacaaGTACACAATTGATTCCATTAGTCGAAGGAGATGTGATTGAATGTCACTGTGGTAAAAACGATAATTGTGATAGAAACTTTACATCAATAATTTCT GATATTGTGCAAAACTCAGACAAGCTCATAGGCGCGAATGATAGAAGTTGTCTCTCATCTGAAGTCGCCAGTCAAATCCTATTCAAACGACAACAAAAGCAGTCACTACGAGAAGATCCAGGACGGAAACGGgcaagagaaggaaaaataaccTCGAATCCATCACTGGAAATTAACTtttcaataattaaatatGATGACGATGTTATGGTGCCTGATCAAAGTAAAA TATCCAATGAACTTAATAAAACCGGAAATGATTCATTCACAAATGAACCTACG GAACGAGTAGTCACTGGCGACCTCAGAATTACTGAGAAGGATTTGCG CAGGAAAGTCTCACTTCATCTTCTCATGATATCGTTGGTAATGTGGACGTTGATGGCATGCCAACTcctaattttgagaaatattaAGGCAAAATATCAAGAAATGATAACACTCCAGACGAGAACACCTCCTCCTACTCATACCTCTTCTATGTCTCCTGAAAGTTGGCCTTCTCCGCTACCAGCAACGAACAGATCACCATTTCCTCCAGCAAAACAGACGAAAGACAAAGAAGAGACCATAGTGGACTATTTTAAATAG
- a CDS encoding hypothetical protein (NECATOR_CHRIV.G17307.T3) codes for MLAELFEHYKLQGVEHFYVYIKEMDKYTKKLVDYYVTAGEAEVVTFVSQDIENVIATQMVGFTGEKTLREHLPMAVFHNSSAVPPRRIIQKCVLDPKHILIHFVHQVRAYYPGYEGYDVPFEDAHIRHYRADSHDKKMNYMMERIVRYGPFEMTEYPNDHVLSESLSGTLMENMFFKPLGSTQPRENESTSTSVAPCVPNHNFLMQTMTSKIGLRARRPTSMIFIAAFDYSNYSVITTEVVGWYGKAIYCRYLDENRQELGDAIPSTVFPESVVYCCSREGAVHMTLTEKSDDPINEVVRITDRRNDDPRYFLSFCLAPIFGKERKWLLLAELFEHYKLQGVEHFYIYIKEVDNYTKKLLDYYVTIGEIEIVTFTSKEIKDVIDTQLVGVAECLHRSRHHSRYAFFADLDERVLTTHGHTFSSFVRNTMAKASNRAALRFTSRLVFRTSPMPKVYQGEKTLKEHLPMAVFRNSSSIFAGRMTKKCVLDPKRVLIHYIHTSRAYYPGYEINDVPFKKIHIRDGARAKKRYIQNENKNTFFGLRATLEHVMKAEELNLISENSEAFKRSNCALANDPILLSNENKSHTNYSAIQIRCIRIVITSGGHNINDCPTFTVETGISLNSKGICLRWDVSGKKFKKESTSTQLIPLVEGDVIECHCGKNDNCDRNFTSIISDIVQNSDKLIGANDRSCLSSEVASQILFKRQQKQSLREDPGRKRAREGKITSNPSLEINFSIIKYDDDVMVPDQSKISNELNKTGNDSFTNEPTERVVTGDLRITEKDLRRKVSLHLLMISLVMWTLMACQLLILRNIKAKYQEMITLQTRTPPPTHTSSMSPESWPSPLPATNRSPFPPAKQTKDKEETIVDYFK; via the exons GGTGAGAAGACCCTGAGGGAACATCTTCCTATGGCAGTATTCCACAATAGCTCCGCAGTTCCTCCAAGAAGAATAATACAGAAATGTGTTCTGGATCCAAAACAT ATTCTGATTCACTTTGTACATCAAGTACGCGCATACTATCCTGGTTACGAAGGCTATGATGTGCCTTTTGAAGATGCACAtatcag ACACTATCGAGCAGACAGTCATGACAAGAAAATGAATTACATGATGGAGCGTATTGTACGTTATGGTCCATTTGAGATGACTGAATATCCTAATGATCAC gTTCTATCTGAAAGCCTCTCAGGCACACTAATGGAAAATATGTTCTTTAAGCCTCTCGGTAGCACTCAACCCAGAGAAAACGAGAGCACTTCAACAT CTGTTGCTCCATGCGTACCTAACCACAACTTTTTGATGCAAACCATGACATCGAAAATAGGACTTCGTGCCAGACGGCCCACTTCAATGATCTTCATTGCTGCTTTCGACTACTCCAATTATTCAGTTATTACTACTGAAGTAGTTGGATGGTATGG GAAAGCAATATATTGTCGGTATCTGGACGAAAACCGTCAGGAGCTTGGAGACGCTATTCCTTCGACCGTATTTCCCGAATCGGTTGTATACTGCTGTAGTAGAGAGGGAGCTGTTCATATGACACTCACAGAAAAGTCAGATGATCCAATTAATGAAGTAGTGCGGATCACTGATAGAAGAAACGATG ATCCTAGATATTTCTTGTCTTTCTGTCTCGCGCCCATATTTggtaaggaaagaaaatggttGCTGCTTGCTGAATTATTTGAACACTACAAGTTACAAGGAGTTGAACATTTCTACATATATATCAAGGAAGTAGACAACTACACCAAGAAG TTGCTTGATTACTACGTGACAATcggtgaaattgaaattgtcaCTTTCACGAGCAAGGAGATAAAGGATGTCATCGACACTCAGTTAGTGGGAGTTGCG GAATGCCTGCACAGGAGTCGCCACCATTCTCGTTATGCTTTCTTTGCTGACCTTGACGAAAGGGTGTTAACTACCCACGGACATACGTTTAGTTCTTTTGTCAG GAACACGATGGCAAAAGCTTCAAATCGCGCTGCGTTACGTTTTACATCACGCTTGGTGTTTAGAACATCTCCAATGCCAAAAGTCTACCAG ggcGAGAAAACCCTGAAGGAACATCTTCCTATGGCAGTATTCCGCAATAGTTCCTCAATTTTTGCGGGAAGAATGACAAAGAAGTGTGTTCTGGATCCGAAACGT GTTCTCATTCACTACATACATACCTCACGCGCATATTATCCTGGTTACGAAATCAATGATgtaccttttaaaaaaatacatatcag AGATGGAGCTCGAGCAAAGAAGAGATATATCcagaatgagaataaaaatacctTCTTCGGTCTCAGAGCGACGCTTGAGCATGTTATGAAAGCCGAAGAACTGAACTTGATCTCAGAGAATTCAGAA GCATTCAAAAGAAGTAACTGTGCCTTAGCCAACGACCCTATCTTACTTTCG aatgaaaataaatcacaTACAAACTATTCCGCTATACAAATTCGTTGCATCCGTATTGTGATCACGTCAGGCGGCCACAACATTAACGATTGTCCCACTTTTACTGTTGAAACTGGCATATCACTGAATTCCAAG GGAATCTGTTTACGCTGGGATGTGTCAG gtaaaaaattcaaaaaagaatcaacaaGTACACAATTGATTCCATTAGTCGAAGGAGATGTGATTGAATGTCACTGTGGTAAAAACGATAATTGTGATAGAAACTTTACATCAATAATTTCT GATATTGTGCAAAACTCAGACAAGCTCATAGGCGCGAATGATAGAAGTTGTCTCTCATCTGAAGTCGCCAGTCAAATCCTATTCAAACGACAACAAAAGCAGTCACTACGAGAAGATCCAGGACGGAAACGGgcaagagaaggaaaaataaccTCGAATCCATCACTGGAAATTAACTtttcaataattaaatatGATGACGATGTTATGGTGCCTGATCAAAGTAAAA TATCCAATGAACTTAATAAAACCGGAAATGATTCATTCACAAATGAACCTACG GAACGAGTAGTCACTGGCGACCTCAGAATTACTGAGAAGGATTTGCG CAGGAAAGTCTCACTTCATCTTCTCATGATATCGTTGGTAATGTGGACGTTGATGGCATGCCAACTcctaattttgagaaatattaAGGCAAAATATCAAGAAATGATAACACTCCAGACGAGAACACCTCCTCCTACTCATACCTCTTCTATGTCTCCTGAAAGTTGGCCTTCTCCGCTACCAGCAACGAACAGATCACCATTTCCTCCAGCAAAACAGACGAAAGACAAAGAAGAGACCATAGTGGACTATTTTAAATAG